TCCGCTATCCATCATTTTGTCATACACAGCTTTTAACTTGCCGATTACGATTATGATCTTATTGGGCTTTTATCAAACACTTCCGAAAGAGGTTGAAGAAGCTGCTGTAATGGACGGGGCATCTGTTCACCGAATCTTTTTCCGGATTTCCTTACCCATGTCGATGCCAGTCATGGCAACAGCAAGCATTATCAATATGATTTATAACTGGAATGAATTTGTTTTTGTTAATACGTTTATTAGTTCAGAGAAGTACAAAACATTAACCGTCGGCATCCAAAACTTTATTGGTCAATATACCACAGATTGGGGAGCAATCGGAGCAACATTGATGATCAGTATTCTCCCAATATTACTAGCCTTTTTAGTAATGAGCAACCGGATTGTTGAAGGAATCGCAGCGGGATCTGTTAAAGGATAGGAAACAACAAACTTAAAGAAAGTGGTGAAAAGCATGCCTGAAAACCTTTTTTTTAATGCACATCATTCTCCTATTGGCGCTTTTTCAAGTTTTACCTTAGGCTTTCCAGGAAACGGGGGAGGATTTGATTTAGAATTGGGCCGGTCACCAAGGCAGAATGTTTTTATTGGAGCAGAATCTCTTTCTAAGGAAGGGATGTATGAGACATTTCCGTTTTTCTCTCTTCCCGATGAAGATGAAAGTAAGCGATATGATATCGAAAATCCTGATCCTAATCCTGATAAACCACGAATTCTGAGTCCTTTTCCCAAAGACGAGATTACACGTGAATTCAAGCTTGGAACAGATACATGGGCTGCTGGAGATATGACCTTTACCATCTACTCGCAGGCAAAAGCGGTTCCAAATCCAGAGACAGCAAGTGAAGAGGAATTGAAACAGACACTTGTTCCAGCTGTTCTTGCAGAGTTTACGATTGATAACACAGGAAGCTCAAAGTCGCGGCGGGCCTTTTTTGGATACCAGGGCACCGACCCCTATAGCTCAATGCGGCGTCTTGATGAAGCGTCCTCAGGCGTAAAGGGAGTTGCACAGGGACGATTAACAGCCATAGCTACGAATGATTCTAGTGTGAAATCTGCGCAGCACTTTAGTTTAGAGAATATTTTAACGGAAACACAAGAAGAAAATTGGACATTCGGTCTTGGTTCGGTCGGAGCACTGATTATGGACGTGCCTGCGGGAGTATCTCGTACCTATCAATTCGCATTATGCTTTTATCGCGGGGGACTTGTCACAGCAGGCATGGACAGCTCCTATTATTATAGTAAATACTTTTCTTCTATAGAGGATGTTGCCTCCTATACATTGAATCGTTTCCAGCTGTTAAGGGATTCGGCTATCGAGGCAAATCAATTAACAGAGAGAAAGCATTTATCCGATGATCAAACATTTATGCTGAATCATTCCATTCGCAGTTATTATGGAGCAACGCAGCTCCTCGATACTGAAGATAAGCCTTTCTGGGTAGTTAATGAAGGTGAATATAGGATGATGAATACCTTTGACTTGACAGTCGATCAGTTGTTTTTTGAATTAAAAATGAATCCTTGGACAGTGAAAAATGAACTTGATATGTTTGTAAAGCGTTTTAGCTACCACGATCGAGTGAGATTTCCTGGTGAGGAAAAAGAATATGATGGAGGAATTTCTTTTACTCATGACATGGGTGTAGCAAATACCATTTCTAGACCAAAGTACTCTTCCTATGAGTTATACAGTATTGACGGGTGCTTCTCCCATATGACTCATGAACAGCTTATTAACTGGATTCTTTGTGCTTCCGTCTATTCAGAGCAAACGAAGGATCATGATTGGTTACAACGTAATATGGAAGTCTTAGAAGCTTGTTTTCAAAGTATGCTTAATCGAGATCATCCTGAGCCGAACAAAAGAAATGGAATTATGGGTCTGGATTCATCAAGAGTCATGGGCGGTGCAGAAATCACAACTTATGACAGCCTTGATGTTTCACTTGGGCAGGCACGTAATAACTTGTATCTAGCAGGAAAATGCTGGGCCTCCTATATTGCTCTCGAAAAGCTGTTTACTGAAAATGGAAAACCTGAGCTTGGCCAACTAGCGGGAGAACAAGCAGTGAAGTGTTCAGAAAGTATTGTCAGTTACCAGACTCCGGAAGGGTATATTCCAGCTATTCTTGGTGAAGGGAATGATTCGAAAATAATTCCTGCTATCGAGGGGCTGTTGTTCCCTTACTATATGAATTGCCGTGAAGCTTTGGAAGAAAACGGTCGATTCGGTCCGTATATTCAGGCGCTGAAACAGCACTTTGAGACAATTATGACAGAAGAAAATTGTCTGTTTGAAGATGGAGGCTGGAAAATCTCCTCGACTAGCAATAATTCATGGTTGAGTAAAATTTATTTGTGTCAATTTATCGCTAGAGAAATATTAGGCGAAGTATGGGACGAGGCAGGTGCTAGAGCGGATAAAGCCCATGTAGAATGGTTGACACACCCTGAATTATCAATATGGAGCTGGAGTGATCAGATTATCTCAGGAGAAATAGCAGGAAGTAAATATTATCCTAGAGGGGTTACCAGCATTCTTTGGCTGGATGAAGCCTAAAGGATGGAGGAGGTGACAACAATGGATCCAAAAACAGCAGGCAGTTTTTATACTCTTTGCAGCTGGGTCACAAAAATAGCTTATGTTAATCTATTATGGATCGTTTTTTCTGTAGCAGGCCTTCTATTACTTGGGATCATGCCAGCGACCATTGCTATTTGTACCGTAGTAAGAAAATGGTTTTTGAAGGATCCTGAATTTGCGATATTCCCTGTCTTTATGTCCACATATAAACAAGAATTTTTTTCAGCAAATAAACTCGGGTTTATACTATTGTTAACGGCTGGTTTTTTACTTGCTGATGTTCTTTTCCTGCAAAGTGTCGGTGGGTTGATTCAGGTGATTTTCACGGTACCACTTATCATTGTAATCTTCCTGCTTACTGCTATAATCCTGTACGTTTTTCCGGTTTACGTACATTTTGAACAATCCTTCTTTTTGCAGATTAAAAATGCACTGCTGATAGCCATTGTGAATCCATTGCACCTTTTCTTAATGATGATCACCATATGTGCAGTAAGTGTTATCTATTGGCTGCTGCCTAGTTTAATTCCGTTCTTTGGAATATCTTTGATTACAGTTCTCGTGATGTTCTTCGCATTAAAGAGCTTTGCTTCTCTTGAATGTCGCCAAAAGGAAACAATCTAAAATAAAAAGATTCCTAGTAATGTGAC
The Peribacillus sp. FSL H8-0477 genome window above contains:
- a CDS encoding glycoside hydrolase family 52 protein; protein product: MPENLFFNAHHSPIGAFSSFTLGFPGNGGGFDLELGRSPRQNVFIGAESLSKEGMYETFPFFSLPDEDESKRYDIENPDPNPDKPRILSPFPKDEITREFKLGTDTWAAGDMTFTIYSQAKAVPNPETASEEELKQTLVPAVLAEFTIDNTGSSKSRRAFFGYQGTDPYSSMRRLDEASSGVKGVAQGRLTAIATNDSSVKSAQHFSLENILTETQEENWTFGLGSVGALIMDVPAGVSRTYQFALCFYRGGLVTAGMDSSYYYSKYFSSIEDVASYTLNRFQLLRDSAIEANQLTERKHLSDDQTFMLNHSIRSYYGATQLLDTEDKPFWVVNEGEYRMMNTFDLTVDQLFFELKMNPWTVKNELDMFVKRFSYHDRVRFPGEEKEYDGGISFTHDMGVANTISRPKYSSYELYSIDGCFSHMTHEQLINWILCASVYSEQTKDHDWLQRNMEVLEACFQSMLNRDHPEPNKRNGIMGLDSSRVMGGAEITTYDSLDVSLGQARNNLYLAGKCWASYIALEKLFTENGKPELGQLAGEQAVKCSESIVSYQTPEGYIPAILGEGNDSKIIPAIEGLLFPYYMNCREALEENGRFGPYIQALKQHFETIMTEENCLFEDGGWKISSTSNNSWLSKIYLCQFIAREILGEVWDEAGARADKAHVEWLTHPELSIWSWSDQIISGEIAGSKYYPRGVTSILWLDEA
- a CDS encoding YesL family protein encodes the protein MDPKTAGSFYTLCSWVTKIAYVNLLWIVFSVAGLLLLGIMPATIAICTVVRKWFLKDPEFAIFPVFMSTYKQEFFSANKLGFILLLTAGFLLADVLFLQSVGGLIQVIFTVPLIIVIFLLTAIILYVFPVYVHFEQSFFLQIKNALLIAIVNPLHLFLMMITICAVSVIYWLLPSLIPFFGISLITVLVMFFALKSFASLECRQKETI